TGTGAAGTGTATTTCCTGCTGTGTACTTGTTCTGAATTCAGGCTAGCAGCTATTGTGTCCGCGTCAATTTATGTTTACACAATCTGCTATAATCTTAACTGAGAACATCACATTGAAGATTGCAATATTTTTATGTACATTGGTGTAATTATAAACCAGCTAGTGTGCAGAAGATCTTTACactgcaagtgtttggagtttgCCGTTGCTTCTTATGCATCCTTCCTGACCAGGCAGTGAGAAAATGCTCTGCCCAGAAGCCCAGAAACGCAGTAAATGTGCAAAAGATCTAAATCCAAATGTTGAAAATTCAAACCAAGTGACCATTTTGTTGGGCATTAGGAAACATTTTGAAACTTCAGTTCTGCTTGTACTAGGATTTCCTGATGGTGCTCATTTGACACGAAGAAGGAACAGTATACAGAATAAGATGGTAACATATATTGATGTAGTATAGTAATGaaaaattattaaaacttgAAACCCTTTTTACTCTTggctagggctgcaaacgagttaagtcgagtcgagttttggcctaatcgagTCGAATCTTGACTTAATTTTATCGAACTCAAATTCGACGAGCTGATAATTTTGAAACTCGAGCTTCAGCTCGActcaaataattattttatttttttaaaaaataaataaaataatatttttttaataaataataaaatattaaggatatttatataattttactattaaaataaaaattaaaaaaataaatatctaTACTCAAACTCGCGAGTCGACTCACgggctaacgagcttaatattttgagttCGAATTTGAGCTCGACGTTGACTCGACCAACTCAAGTTCGACTCGAACTCGATATTGATCGAACTGAGTCGAGTTTGAGAActgctcgactcgtttgcacccctactCTTGGCATCTCTACCCTACATTTTTCTCTTCCATAAAGAAAGCATTTTCTTGGCTGTTGCTTGCTTGTGATTTCATTACTGGGATCCCCAGCCATCAAGCAACAAATCTAAGATGCTGCTTCCAGGAGCTTTTATTCCGTTGCTGTAATCATGTGCTTTCAAGATAACATCTTTCCCTGAAGTTACCATGCATGcaccggaaaaaaaaaaaaaaaaaactgccaCCGAATTGACCAGTTTGGAAACAACAATTTAAATTGCTAAAATATTTGCTGAAACGTGTAATATTCAAAACCAAAGTTTTGAGACAGAAGCCTGAAATTTCTTTAtgattttctataattttaaaCCTTATATACATATCTTGGCATTTGTCTGTTCGTAAAATCTGAAAACAGGATCTAAAAGTATTAACTAATTCACACCTCAAGACCTATATAGACAGAACCTTGACGGGTCTTGGGTGCTTGATCTCTTTCTCGAGTAACAACTACTGCATATCAGTTCACAGCAAGGCTGCGACTTTCTTGTCATCAATCATCCTTCTATCAACGTTTGTTAACCAATTTAAACTTCATAATCCTCAGGGCAAGCCTTTCGATAGTCTTCTCTTTAATATTAGGATACTCTTCATCACTTTTTGGACCTCGCACTGACTGCAATACATGAAAGACTCTACTGCTTCAAAGAGAAACCGAATTAACATCCGAAGTCAGCTAAACGAAGTTGCATCTTAGCGGTAATTGCAGCTGGAAAGGGCCATCTATCAAACGTGTGTGACATCATCGTTTTGAGGCTGCAAAGTTGCCGACCCAGCTTCTTCATCAGATGAAGAGAGAGAAGACGATGAGAGGGATACATTAACCTGTTAAGGGTCACCCACGCAGGCCATGAATAAAGTAAACAATGACCAAAATGCTTAAACctggtaaaaaaaaattagaacttTAGTCATGGGCAACAGGCTTACCCGATTGTGCCGGCGACGAAGAACTCCAATCACTGCTTTCATTATAACGTATATTGGCAAAATGATTCCGACAACTCTCAGAAGTAGTAACTGTCAAAGAAGATGATAGATAAGGAACTCAATCGGCATATACATGCATCTTCCAAATTTTGATAATCAAGTGAATTTACCAATATCAGTGGAAGAGTATAGTTCCCTGCTCGATTTACTATGACGGGAAGAGTATGCCGCAAAATTAGAAGAACCATGAACTGCAAAATAAAGGATAATTTGACATGAGAAGAACTTTCATCACACTAATATCCAATCACCCTGATTCTTTAGTTACTCCTAAAAACTCCAAGTAAAATCATTAAGATGTTCTGTAAACTTGCTATCAAATCAAACTTGAGACTGTCAACCTCTCCTCCATACATTGTATCTTTCGTATACAGAATATGGTCATAGCTTCCTAGATTTGTTTCCAACTATAGATGCACATCCTTTTGTgggcagagagagagagagagatattaCGATTATAGCAACGGAACGGCAGCACATCATGCTTCTTGAGTTGGACACTGCATAGTCATCATAGTCAGGATCAATGAGATTTTGGTCAGTTGAAACCACTGCAATAAGGCGGGGATTATTCAAGTCCCTCCTGGCAATTTCCCAATTTCCTCTGAAAAATTTAGCAAAATATGTTTCACAGCGGAAAATTGATTTATACTGTATGATTTTACTTATTTATTACTatcaa
This portion of the Coffea eugenioides isolate CCC68of chromosome 11, Ceug_1.0, whole genome shotgun sequence genome encodes:
- the LOC113754096 gene encoding uncharacterized protein LOC113754096, which produces MGDHFVLLVDRLLTESTLEAAIESQNRLLQSVPLRNDDMAVDCTLKDTGADLTPRKMVECRICQDEDWDSNMETPCSCCGSLKYAHRRCVQRWCNEKGDTVCEICHQHFKPGYTAPPPIFRLGGIPMNFRGNWEIARRDLNNPRLIAVVSTDQNLIDPDYDDYAVSNSRSMMCCRSVAIIFMVLLILRHTLPVIVNRAGNYTLPLILLLLLRVVGIILPIYVIMKAVIGVLRRRHNRVNVSLSSSSLSSSDEEAGSATLQPQNDDVTHV